In Papaver somniferum cultivar HN1 chromosome 1, ASM357369v1, whole genome shotgun sequence, a genomic segment contains:
- the LOC113360416 gene encoding uncharacterized protein LOC113360416, which yields MVRYLEQDYHITKQYDHRQTNNSYPINIRDYQYPEDYVPPKFKTYDGEGNAREHLSRFLSAMNDRASDEKLCLKEFPKSLTGTAFTWYDNLKAESIDSWMTMISLFLGKFYSAKRKSTLIDLSRNGQRMGEEIVKYIMRFRRLALDCHVDVSEEELVEICVRGMVQSFKGSLINFRFQTFFELEEAAERIADCIEELPTNLNWGYKVSTTSSIPYNPRPNINENGNRQQMSDPPQKRSRWTRKYSRPPHPPLPNGREQIIGLLNQWVARGEVQLPPTVVDINKMNKDAAKYCHYHRRIGHPTIECLAIRSILEQKRESGEFEATRKMIEIDPFPHH from the coding sequence ATGGTAAGATACTTGGAGCAAGATTACCACATCACGAAACAATATGATCACCGTCAAACAAACAACTCGTACCCAATAAACATCCGAGATTATCAATATCCTGAAGATTATGTCCCTCCTAAATTCAAAACGTACGATGGAGAAGGAAACGCACGGGAGCACCTTAGCCGATTCCTTTCAGCTATGAACGACAGAGCCTCTGACGAAAAGTTATGTCTAAAGGAGTTCCCCAAATCTTTGACAGGAACGGCATTTACTTGGTATGATAACTTGAAGGCGGAAAGCATAGACTCTTGGATGACCATGATCTCGCTGTTCCTAGGAAAGTTCTACTCCGCTAAGCGTAAGAGTACGTTAATAGACTTAAGTAGAAATGGTCAGAGGATGGGCGAAGAAATAGTAAAATATATCATGAGGTTCCGAAGGTTGGCATTGGATTGCCATGTGGATGTCAGCGAGGAAGAGCTGGTAGAAATATGTGTACGAGGAATGGTACAATCCTTCAAAGGAAGTTTGATCAATTTCAGATTCCAGACTTTTTTTGAACTGGAAGAAGCAGCCGAAAGAATTGCCGACTGCATAGAAGAGTTGCCCACAAATCTCAATTGGGGTTACAAAGTGAGTACCACGTCTTCAATCCCCTATAACCCGAGGCCTAACATTAATGAAAATGGAAACCGACAACAAATGAGTGACCCTCCCCAAAAAAGAAGCAGATGGACCAGAAAATATTCAAGACCCCCTCATCCTCCGTTGCCAAATGGTAGGGAACAAATAATTGGGCTCCTGAATCAATGGGTCGCCAGAGGAGAGGTCCAACTACCCCCAACAGTGGTAGATATAAACAAAATGAATAAAGATGCTGCAAAATACTGTCATTATCATAGGAGGATAGGGCACCCAACCATAGAGTGTCTCGCAATAAGGAGTATACTCGAACAAAAACGCGAATCCGGGGAGTTTGAAGCGACGAGGAAGATGATCGAAATCGACCCCTTCCCGCATCATTAA